A part of Oryctolagus cuniculus chromosome 4, mOryCun1.1, whole genome shotgun sequence genomic DNA contains:
- the LOC103345020 gene encoding putative gustatory receptor clone PTE01, with product MGLSEDPDLQPLLFGLFLSMYLVTVLGNLLINLAVSSDSHLHTPMYFFLCNLSLADISFTSTTVPKMIMDIHTHSRSISTVGCLTQMSFFMLFGCLDSLLLTTMAYDRFVAICHPLHYKVMMSPRLCGLLVFISFLISVSVSQLHNSMVLQLTYFKNVEISHFFCDPSQLLSLACSDTFINNMIMYIVGAISGFLPILGILFSYYKIVSSILRVPSQGGRYKAFSTCGAHLSVVCLFYGTGLGVYLSSAVSLSPRKCAVASVVYTVVTPMLNPFIYSLRNKDIKRAMWRLLSKTVSSQSLCHHLECRLEKAVKVSI from the coding sequence ATGGGTCTCTCTGAGGATCCAGACCTGCAGCCCCTCCTGTTTGGGCTGTTCCTGTCCATGTACCTGGTCAcagtgcttgggaacctgctcATCAACCTGGCTGTCAGCTCTGACTCCCACctgcacacccccatgtacttcttcctctgcaaCCTGTCCTTGGCTGACATCAGTTTCACCTCAACTACAGTCCCCAAGATGATAATGGACATCCACACTCACAGCAGATCCATCTCCACTGTGGGCTGCCTCACTCAGATGTCCTTTTTTATGCTTTTTGGATGTCTGGATAGTCTGcttctgaccacaatggcctATGACAGGTTTGTTGCCATCTGTCATCCCCTGCACTACAAGGTCATGATGAGCCCACGTCTTTGTGGCTTGttggttttcatttcatttctcatcAGCGTTTCAGTCTCTCAGCTTCACAATTCAATGGTGTTACAACTTACCTACTTCAAGAATGTAGAAATCTCTCATTTCTTCTGCGATCCTTCTCAGCTCCTCAGCCTTGCCTGTTCCGACACCTTCATCAATAACATGATCATGTATATTGTTGGAGCCATCTCTGGTTTCCTTCCTATCTTAGGGATCCTCTTCTCTTACTATAAAATTGTTTCCTCCATTCTGAGAGTCCCATCGCAAGGTGGGAGGTATaaagccttctccacctgtggcgctcaCCTGTCTGTGGTTTGCTTATTTTATGGAACAGGTCTTGGGGTGTATCTGAGTTCAGCTGTTTCACTTTCTCCCAGGAAGTGTGCAGTGGCCTCAGTGGTGTACACTGTGGTCACCCCCATGCTcaaccccttcatctacagcctgaggaacaaaGATATCAAGAGGGCCATGTGGAGGCTCCTCAGCAAAACAGTCTCATCTCAGTCCCTGTGCCACCATCTGGAATGTAGGTTGGAAAAGGCAGTGAAAGTGAGCATCTAG
- the PLCXD1 gene encoding PI-PLC X domain-containing protein 1 isoform X4, translating to MTYCLSRKSPISHSESRLLKVLGKVLPCVTLPMVLRWSITQTLDVTEQLDAGVRYLDLCIAHMPGGSEKNLHFVHKVYSTALVEDTLTDISEWLQKHPQEVIILACRHFEDMTPHLHEYLVTCIQNIFGDMLCPRGEVPTLRQLWAHGQQVLVSYEHEGSVRRHRELWPGVPCWWADQVNTEALISYLERMKSCGRPGGLFAAGVNLTGHLTYVLAHLSRSLSQVTLAGLPMLTAWVREQCPGSGSRCTNIIAGDFVGAGSFVCDVIALNWKLLRS from the exons ATGACCTACTGCTTGAGCAGGAAgtcccccatctcccactctgAGTCCAGGTTGCTGAAGGTGCTGGGCAAGGTGCTGCCCTGTGTGACGCTGCCCATGGTGCTGCGGTGGTCCATCACCCAG ACACTGGATGTCACGGAGCAGCTGGACGCAGGTGTGCGGTACCTGGACCTGTGTATTGCCCACATGCCAGGCGGCTCGGAGAAGAATCTGCATTTTGTGCACAAGGTGTACAGCACAGCACTGGTGGAG GACACCCTCACAGACATCTCGGAGTGGCTGCAGAAGCACCCGCAGGAGGTCATCATCCTGGCCTGCAGGCACTTTGAGGACATGACCCCACACCTGCACGAGTACCTGGTCACCTGCATCCAGAACATCTTTGGGGACATGCTGTGTCCTCGAGGG GAAGTGCCCACACTGCGGCAACTGTGGGCCCACGGCCAGCAGGTCCTCGTGTCCTATGAGCATGAAGGCTCCGTGAGGCGGCACCGGGAGCTGTGGCCTGGGGTCCCCTGCTGGTGGGCAGACCAGGTGAATACCGAGGCCCTCATCAGTTACCTGGAACGCATGAAGAGCTGCGGCCGCCCAG GTGGACTGTTCGCAGCGGGTGTGAACCTCACAGGGCACCTGACCTACGTCCTGGCGCATCTGTCGAGGTCCCTGAGCCAGGTGACATTGGCAGGCCTGCCCATGCTGACCGCCTGGGTGCGTGAGCAGTGCCCGGGATCTGGCTCCCGCTGCACCAACATTATCGCGGGTGACTTTGTTGGGGCTGGCAGCTTCGTCTGTGATGTCATTGCACTCAACTGGAAGCTACTCCGCAGCTGA
- the PLCXD1 gene encoding PI-PLC X domain-containing protein 1 isoform X3, producing MASSPHLNSDWMSMLCPQLWDLPLHHLSIPGSRDTMTYCLSRKSPISHSESRLLKVLGKVLPCVTLPMVLRWSITQTLDVTEQLDAGVRYLDLCIAHMPGGSEKNLHFVHKVYSTALVEDTLTDISEWLQKHPQEVIILACRHFEDMTPHLHEYLVTCIQNIFGDMLCPRGEVPTLRQLWAHGQQVLVSYEHEGSVRRHRELWPGVPCWWADQVNTEALISYLERMKSCGRPGGLFAAGVNLTGHLTYVLAHLSRSLSQVTLAGLPMLTAWVREQCPGSGSRCTNIIAGDFVGAGSFVCDVIALNWKLLRS from the exons GGAGTCGTGACACCATGACCTACTGCTTGAGCAGGAAgtcccccatctcccactctgAGTCCAGGTTGCTGAAGGTGCTGGGCAAGGTGCTGCCCTGTGTGACGCTGCCCATGGTGCTGCGGTGGTCCATCACCCAG ACACTGGATGTCACGGAGCAGCTGGACGCAGGTGTGCGGTACCTGGACCTGTGTATTGCCCACATGCCAGGCGGCTCGGAGAAGAATCTGCATTTTGTGCACAAGGTGTACAGCACAGCACTGGTGGAG GACACCCTCACAGACATCTCGGAGTGGCTGCAGAAGCACCCGCAGGAGGTCATCATCCTGGCCTGCAGGCACTTTGAGGACATGACCCCACACCTGCACGAGTACCTGGTCACCTGCATCCAGAACATCTTTGGGGACATGCTGTGTCCTCGAGGG GAAGTGCCCACACTGCGGCAACTGTGGGCCCACGGCCAGCAGGTCCTCGTGTCCTATGAGCATGAAGGCTCCGTGAGGCGGCACCGGGAGCTGTGGCCTGGGGTCCCCTGCTGGTGGGCAGACCAGGTGAATACCGAGGCCCTCATCAGTTACCTGGAACGCATGAAGAGCTGCGGCCGCCCAG GTGGACTGTTCGCAGCGGGTGTGAACCTCACAGGGCACCTGACCTACGTCCTGGCGCATCTGTCGAGGTCCCTGAGCCAGGTGACATTGGCAGGCCTGCCCATGCTGACCGCCTGGGTGCGTGAGCAGTGCCCGGGATCTGGCTCCCGCTGCACCAACATTATCGCGGGTGACTTTGTTGGGGCTGGCAGCTTCGTCTGTGATGTCATTGCACTCAACTGGAAGCTACTCCGCAGCTGA
- the GTPBP6 gene encoding putative GTP-binding protein 6, producing MWALRAAVRPLLPRSRACRGLPTPRAAPPQPRHSRALAAFRPWGPGGPGSERWGPRTEAPKSPAGEDEGDPEGAEEEEEELLRRDPLLPSGTQRVCLVHPDVKWGAGKPQLTRAEWQVAEAVALVRSLDGWSVVLTLVVPTKTPERKLIFGRGNLERLTETIRGAADITCVFLNLERMAAPTKKELEAAWGIQVFDRFTIVLHIFRAHARTREARLQVALAELPLLRSGLKSDITQWDRQRGGSRYILGSGESARQVQQRELREKEAGIRKALERLRRKRQLLRQQRARRELPVVSVVGYTNCGKTTLIQALTGDQAMQPQDRLFATLDVTVHAGWLPSRLPVLYVDTVGFLSQLPHGLLESFTATLEDVAHSDLIVHVRDVSHPETELQKASVLSALQGLHLPSSLLDSMLEVHNKVDLVPGYSPSGPSAVAVSALLGHGLEELKAGLEAAILRATGRHMVTLRVGLQGAQLSWLHREATVQQVHVVPGAQAADVDVIISDSAHRRFRKLFPE from the exons ATGTGGGCCCTGCGGGCCGCCGTCCGCCCGCTGCTCCCGCGGTCCCGCGCGTGCCGCGGCCTCCCTACTCCTAGGGCCGCGCCGCCACAGCCCCGCCACTCACGCGCGCTCGCCGCCTTCCGGCCATGGGGTCCAGGGGGGCCAGGAAGCGAGAGATGGGGCCCGAGGACAGAGGCCCCGAAAAGCCCCGCAGGAGAGGACGAGGGGGATCCCGAAGGtgcggaggaagaggaggaagagctgcTGAGGAGAGACCCTCTGTTGCCTTCAGGGACCCAGCGCGTGTGCTTAGTGCACCCTGATGTCAAGTGGGGAGCGGGGAAGCCGCAGCTGACTAGAG CTgagtggcaggtggcagaggcgGTGGCACTGGTGCGCTCGCTGGATGGCTGGTCCGTGGTGCTGACCCTGGTTGTGCCCACCAAGACCCCTGAGCGGAAGCTCATCTTTGGCAGAGGGAACTTGGAGCGCCTTACAG AGACAATCAGGGGCGCTGCCGACATCACCTGCGTGTTCCTGAACCTGGAACGGATGGCTGCTCCCACCAAG AAAGAGCTAGAAGCTGCCTGGGGCATCCAGGTGTTCGACCGATTCACCATTGTGCTACACATTTTCCGTGCCCATGCCCGCACCCGAGAGGCCCGGCTTCAGGTGGCGCTGGCGGAGCTCCCGCTGCTCAG GTCAGGCCTGAAAAGTGACATCACTCAATGGGACCGCCAGAGAGGGGGCTCCCGCTACATCCTGGGATCAG GTGAGTCAGCCCGGCAGGTGCAGCAGCGAGAACTTCGGGAGAAGGAGGCTGGGATCAGGAAGGCCCTGGAGCGGCTGCGAAGGAAGAGGCAGCTCCTGCGGCAGCAGCGGGCTCGGCGGGAGCTTCCCGTGGTCTCCGTGGTGGGCTACACGAACTGCG GCAAAACCACCCTGATCCAGGCCCTGACGGGCGACCAAGCCATGCAGCCGCAGGACCGGCTCTTCGCCACACTGGATGTCACAGTCCACGCTGGGTGGCTGCCCTCACGCCTGCCCGTGCTCTACGTGGACACCGTGggcttcctgtcccagctgccccatggTCTGCTCGAGTCCTTCACGGCCACCCTGGAGGATGTGGCCCACTCC GATCTCATTGTGCATGTGAGAGATGTCAGCCACCCTGAGACGGAGCTGCAGAAAGCCAGTGTCCTGTCAGCCCTGCAGGGCCTGCACCTGCCGAGCTCACTGCTGGACTCCATGCTGGAGGTGCACAACAAGGTGGACCTGGTGCCGGG GTACAGCCCCTCAGGGCCCAGTGCCGTGGCTGTGTCTGCGCTCCTCGGGCATGGGCTGGAGGAGCTGAAGGCCGGACTGGAAGCAGCCATTTTGCGAGCCACGGGGAGACACATGGTCACACTCCGTGTCGGACTGCAGGGAGCCCAGCTCAG CTGGCTGCACCGCGAAGCCACCGTGCAGCAGGTGCACGTGGtcccaggggcacaggcagcGGATGTGGACGTGATCATCAGCGACTCTGCACACCGCAGGTTCCGGAAGTTGTTTCCAGAGTGA